The following are encoded together in the Thiobacillus sp. SCUT-2 genome:
- the bioC gene encoding malonyl-ACP O-methyltransferase BioC, giving the protein MADERAMPPADEGAHAGLQALDFAEVRRAFDHAAASYDAHAVLQREVCDRLLERLDYMRLQPERVLDVGCGTGYGLAHLRARYAQADLCALDIAPAMLAQARARLPQSRWAGRMLAGLRARPSASTGLVCADMERLPLAANSAHLVWSSLALQWAHDLEATFRGFHRVLAPGGLLVFATFGPDTLKELRAAFAAIDDAPHVNRFLDLHDIGDMLIHAGFASPVMEMEMLTLTYADLRTLMRDLKGIGAHNAAAGRRRGLLGKSAWSRLERAYETNRSAGRLPATFEVIYGHAWAGDKTRREDGRQVIQLAIGERRRRMGRA; this is encoded by the coding sequence ATGGCTGACGAACGCGCGATGCCGCCGGCGGATGAGGGGGCCCATGCGGGCCTCCAGGCGCTCGATTTCGCCGAGGTGAGGCGCGCCTTCGACCATGCCGCGGCCAGCTACGATGCGCACGCCGTGCTCCAGCGCGAGGTGTGCGATCGCCTGCTGGAGCGGCTCGACTACATGCGCCTGCAGCCGGAACGCGTGCTCGACGTCGGCTGCGGCACCGGCTACGGGCTCGCCCATCTGCGCGCGCGTTATGCGCAGGCCGACCTGTGTGCGCTCGACATCGCGCCCGCGATGCTCGCGCAGGCGCGCGCGCGGCTGCCGCAGTCCCGCTGGGCCGGGCGGATGCTGGCGGGCCTGAGGGCTCGGCCATCCGCGAGCACCGGCCTCGTTTGCGCCGACATGGAGCGCCTGCCGCTTGCCGCGAACAGCGCGCATCTGGTCTGGTCGAGCCTTGCGCTGCAATGGGCACACGATCTCGAGGCGACGTTCAGGGGCTTCCATCGCGTCCTCGCGCCTGGCGGCCTGCTGGTGTTCGCGACTTTCGGACCCGATACCCTGAAGGAACTGCGTGCTGCCTTCGCGGCGATCGACGACGCGCCGCACGTCAACCGCTTTCTCGATCTGCATGACATCGGCGACATGCTGATCCACGCCGGCTTCGCCAGCCCGGTGATGGAAATGGAGATGCTCACGCTGACGTACGCGGATCTCCGGACCCTGATGCGGGACCTCAAGGGAATCGGTGCCCACAACGCGGCCGCGGGACGGCGGCGTGGCCTGCTCGGCAAGTCGGCATGGAGCCGGCTGGAGCGCGCCTACGAGACGAACCGCAGCGCAGGGCGTCTGCCGGCGACCTTCGAGGTGATCTACGGCCATGCCTGGGCCGGCGACAAGACGCGGCGCGAGGACGGGCGCCAGGTGATCCAGCTCGCCATCGGCGAGCGCCGGCGCAGGATGGGACGCGCATGA
- a CDS encoding aminotransferase class I/II-fold pyridoxal phosphate-dependent enzyme, with amino-acid sequence MSFAALARLQQGLAALSADHLERRRAVLEGPQGAHVTINGQDAVSFCSNDYLGLAADPAIVRAAHGALDQCGVGAGAAHLISGHHRFHHDFEDAFARFVGKSAALLFSTGYMANLAVVTALVGRHGEVFADKLNHASLVDAAQLAGGHFTRYRHGDLAQLEGQLAASRAQERLIVSDLVFSMDGDVVSVDALLDLAERYDAWLYLDDAHGFGVLNGGRGGLTERARASDRVIYLATLGKAAGVSGAAVAAHQTVIDWLVQKARPYIYTTASPPVLAACLLESLRQIEGGDARRARLQQHVAQLRTGLADLKRGTLMPSATPIQPLVVGANAEAVRLSQALRERGLRVPAIRTPTVPANTARLRITLSSAHAADDVARLVDALHALS; translated from the coding sequence GTGAGCTTCGCTGCGCTGGCCCGCCTGCAGCAGGGGCTGGCGGCGCTGAGCGCCGATCATCTCGAGCGCCGCCGGGCGGTCCTCGAAGGACCCCAGGGCGCGCACGTCACGATCAACGGCCAGGACGCCGTCTCCTTCTGCAGCAACGATTATCTCGGCCTCGCCGCCGATCCCGCCATCGTTCGCGCGGCGCATGGCGCGCTCGATCAATGCGGCGTCGGTGCCGGGGCCGCGCACCTCATCAGCGGCCATCACCGTTTCCACCACGATTTCGAGGACGCCTTTGCCCGCTTCGTCGGCAAGTCGGCCGCCCTGTTGTTTTCCACCGGCTACATGGCCAACCTCGCGGTGGTGACGGCGCTGGTCGGCCGCCACGGCGAAGTGTTCGCCGACAAGCTCAACCACGCGTCGCTCGTCGACGCCGCGCAGCTGGCGGGGGGGCATTTCACCCGTTACCGCCACGGCGACCTCGCCCAGCTCGAGGGGCAGCTGGCCGCGAGCCGGGCACAGGAGCGGCTGATCGTCTCCGATCTCGTGTTCAGCATGGACGGCGACGTGGTGTCGGTCGATGCGCTGCTCGATCTGGCGGAGCGCTACGACGCCTGGCTCTATCTCGACGACGCACATGGCTTCGGTGTCCTGAATGGCGGGCGCGGCGGCCTCACCGAACGCGCCCGCGCGAGCGACCGCGTGATCTATCTCGCCACGCTCGGCAAGGCGGCGGGCGTGTCCGGCGCGGCGGTTGCGGCCCACCAGACGGTGATCGACTGGCTCGTGCAGAAGGCGCGCCCTTATATCTATACCACGGCGTCGCCGCCCGTCCTGGCCGCCTGTCTCCTCGAGAGCCTGCGCCAGATCGAAGGCGGCGATGCGCGTCGTGCGCGCCTGCAGCAGCACGTCGCGCAGCTGCGCACCGGCCTCGCCGATCTCAAGCGCGGGACGCTGATGCCTTCGGCGACCCCGATCCAGCCGCTCGTGGTGGGCGCCAACGCCGAGGCGGTCCGGCTGTCCCAGGCCTTGCGCGAGCGGGGCCTGCGGGTGCCCGCGATCCGCACGCCGACGGTGCCGGCCAACACCGCCCGTCTTCGCATCACGCTGTCTTCGGCCCATGCCGCCGACGACGTCGCGCGACTGGTCGATGCCCTGCATGCGCTCAGCTAG
- the coxB gene encoding cytochrome c oxidase subunit II, producing MKSMWQRAALVGMMGAASQSALADYAYNLQPPVSEVARDIFHLHNLIMMVCIGIFIVVFATMFYSLVKHRKSSGHQAAHFHENTTVEIIWTVIPFIILVGMAYPAAKVVIEMKDTSNPDMTVKITGYQWKWGYDYLNDGVHFYSTLATPREQINGTAEKDPHYLLEVDNPMVVPVGKRVRLLVTANDVIHSWWVPAVGVKQDGIPGFIRDAWFKADKIGTYRGQCAELCGKDHGFMPIVVKVVSEDDYRAWVAKQKGSAQAAAADNGKTFSRDELVERGEKVFQANCAACHQANGMGIPGTFPALNGSKVATGPIAAHIGIVLHGGRPGTAMVGFADRLSDAEIAAVVTYERNAWNNKMGDAAQPADIAAARGAVVAAAPAAQ from the coding sequence ATGAAGAGCATGTGGCAACGGGCCGCCTTGGTCGGGATGATGGGGGCTGCCAGCCAGTCGGCGCTGGCGGATTACGCGTACAACTTGCAGCCGCCGGTGAGCGAGGTGGCACGGGATATCTTCCACCTGCACAACCTCATCATGATGGTGTGCATCGGCATCTTCATCGTCGTGTTCGCCACGATGTTTTATTCCCTCGTCAAGCATCGCAAGTCGTCCGGCCACCAGGCGGCCCATTTCCACGAAAACACGACCGTCGAAATCATCTGGACGGTCATCCCCTTCATCATCCTCGTCGGCATGGCATATCCGGCCGCCAAGGTCGTGATCGAAATGAAGGATACGTCGAACCCCGACATGACCGTGAAGATCACCGGCTACCAATGGAAGTGGGGCTACGACTACCTGAACGACGGCGTCCACTTCTACAGCACGCTGGCGACCCCGCGCGAGCAGATCAACGGTACCGCCGAGAAGGATCCGCACTATCTGCTGGAAGTCGACAACCCCATGGTGGTGCCCGTCGGCAAGCGCGTGCGCCTGCTGGTCACCGCCAACGACGTGATCCATTCCTGGTGGGTTCCCGCCGTCGGCGTGAAGCAGGACGGCATTCCGGGCTTCATTCGCGATGCCTGGTTCAAGGCGGACAAGATCGGCACCTACCGCGGCCAGTGCGCGGAACTGTGCGGCAAGGACCACGGCTTCATGCCGATCGTGGTGAAGGTGGTATCGGAGGACGACTACCGCGCGTGGGTGGCCAAGCAGAAGGGCAGTGCGCAGGCGGCGGCGGCCGACAACGGCAAGACATTCAGCCGTGACGAACTGGTCGAGCGCGGCGAAAAGGTCTTTCAGGCCAACTGCGCGGCCTGCCATCAGGCCAACGGGATGGGGATCCCGGGCACCTTCCCGGCGCTGAACGGCTCCAAGGTCGCCACCGGCCCGATCGCTGCCCACATCGGGATCGTGTTGCACGGCGGGCGCCCGGGCACTGCCATGGTCGGGTTCGCAGACCGATTGTCCGACGCGGAAATCGCCGCCGTCGTGACCTACGAACGCAACGCCTGGAACAACAAGATGGGTGATGCGGCGCAACCCGCCGACATCGCGGCCGCCCGCGGGGCCGTCGTCGCCGCCGCGCCCGCCGCGCAGTGA
- the bioB gene encoding biotin synthase BioB encodes MNDMTHPPARLSVAETEALFALPFADLMFRAQTVHREHFDPNRVQLSTLLSIKTGGCSEDCGYCPQSARYDAGVENQGLLDLDDVLAAAKAAKAAGATRFCMGAAWRGPKQRELEPVLDMVREVKALGLETCATLGMLKEGQAEQLKEAGLDYYNHNLDTAPEFYGEIITTRDYQDRLDTLERVRQADLHVCCGGIVGMGESRTQRAGLIAQLASLDPQPESVPINLLVQVEGTPLAGTDALDPLEFVRTIAVARICMPQSFVRLSAGRQQMSDAVQALCFLAGANSIFYGEKLLTTGNPEWERDQRLFDSLGLQPL; translated from the coding sequence ATGAATGACATGACGCATCCCCCCGCCCGGCTGTCGGTGGCCGAGACCGAGGCGCTGTTCGCGCTGCCGTTCGCCGATCTGATGTTCCGGGCGCAGACGGTGCATCGCGAGCACTTCGACCCGAACCGGGTCCAGCTGTCGACGCTGCTGTCGATCAAGACCGGCGGGTGTTCCGAGGACTGCGGCTATTGCCCGCAGTCGGCGCGCTACGACGCCGGCGTGGAGAACCAGGGGCTGCTGGATCTGGACGACGTCCTGGCGGCGGCAAAGGCCGCCAAGGCAGCCGGCGCCACCCGCTTCTGCATGGGCGCGGCATGGCGCGGACCCAAGCAGCGCGAGCTCGAGCCGGTGCTCGACATGGTCCGCGAAGTCAAGGCGCTCGGGCTGGAAACGTGTGCCACGCTCGGCATGCTGAAGGAGGGCCAGGCGGAGCAGCTGAAGGAAGCCGGCCTCGACTACTACAACCACAACCTCGACACCGCCCCGGAGTTCTACGGCGAGATCATCACGACCCGCGACTACCAGGACCGCCTCGACACGCTCGAGCGCGTGCGCCAGGCCGATCTCCACGTGTGCTGCGGCGGCATCGTCGGCATGGGCGAGTCGCGCACCCAGCGCGCGGGGCTCATCGCGCAACTCGCTTCGCTCGACCCCCAACCCGAGTCGGTGCCGATCAATCTGCTCGTCCAGGTCGAAGGCACGCCGCTCGCCGGCACCGACGCGCTCGACCCGCTGGAGTTCGTGCGCACCATCGCGGTGGCGCGCATCTGCATGCCGCAGAGCTTCGTGCGGCTGTCGGCGGGACGGCAGCAGATGAGCGATGCGGTGCAGGCGCTGTGCTTCCTCGCCGGCGCCAACTCGATCTTCTACGGCGAGAAGCTTCTCACGACCGGCAATCCCGAATGGGAGCGCGACCAGCGCCTGTTCGACTCGCTGGGCCTGCAGCCGTTGTGA
- the ctaD gene encoding cytochrome c oxidase subunit I, with protein sequence MSDAAHAHDEHGHHAHPTGLMRWLTTTNHKDIGSLYLFFALIMLFMAGSMALLIRAELFKPGLQLMHPDFFNQLTTMHGLIMIFGVIMPAFSGFANWQVPLMLGAPDMAFPRMNNWAFWLLPVAGVMLLGSFWLPGGAVAGGWTMYPPLFIQGGVSYDLTILAVHIMGLSSIMGSINIITTILNMRAPGLTLMKMPLFCWTWLITAYLLIATMPVLAGAVTMLLTDRNFGTHFFNAAGGGDPVMFQHIFWFFAHPEVYILILPAFGIVSQVIPTFARKPLFGYASMVYATASIAILSFIVWAHHMFTVGMPVAGQLFFMFSTMLIAVPTGVKVFNWVATMWKGSMTFETPMLFAIAFVCLFTIGGFSGLVLAMAPVDIQLQDTYYVVAHFHYVLVSGALFSIFAGIYYWLPKWTGHMYSETLGKTHFWLSVIGMNIVFFPMHFLGLAGMPRRIPDYALQFTEFNQIATVGAFIFGFSQLIFLTVVLKTIKGGAKASDRVWEGAEGLEWTVPSPAPYHTFETAPVVK encoded by the coding sequence ATGTCTGACGCAGCACACGCCCACGACGAGCACGGACACCACGCGCATCCCACCGGTTTGATGCGCTGGCTCACGACGACCAACCACAAGGATATCGGGTCGCTCTACCTGTTCTTCGCCCTCATCATGCTGTTCATGGCGGGGTCGATGGCCCTCCTGATCCGTGCCGAACTCTTCAAGCCGGGCCTCCAGTTGATGCACCCGGACTTCTTCAACCAGCTCACCACGATGCATGGGCTGATCATGATCTTCGGCGTCATCATGCCGGCCTTTTCGGGGTTCGCGAACTGGCAGGTTCCGCTGATGCTGGGGGCGCCGGACATGGCGTTCCCGCGCATGAACAACTGGGCATTCTGGCTGCTGCCGGTCGCGGGCGTCATGCTGCTCGGCTCGTTCTGGCTGCCCGGCGGCGCCGTGGCGGGCGGATGGACCATGTATCCCCCGCTCTTCATCCAGGGGGGCGTGTCGTATGACCTGACGATCCTCGCCGTTCACATCATGGGCCTGTCGTCGATCATGGGTTCGATCAACATCATCACGACCATCCTCAACATGCGCGCGCCGGGCCTCACGCTGATGAAGATGCCGCTGTTCTGCTGGACCTGGCTGATCACCGCGTACCTTCTGATCGCGACCATGCCGGTGCTGGCCGGCGCGGTGACCATGCTGCTGACGGACCGCAACTTCGGCACCCATTTCTTCAACGCGGCCGGTGGCGGCGACCCCGTGATGTTCCAGCACATCTTCTGGTTCTTCGCCCATCCGGAGGTCTACATCCTGATCCTTCCCGCGTTCGGCATCGTCTCCCAGGTCATTCCGACCTTTGCGCGCAAGCCCCTGTTCGGCTACGCGTCGATGGTCTACGCGACGGCATCGATCGCGATCCTGTCGTTCATCGTCTGGGCGCACCACATGTTCACCGTCGGCATGCCGGTCGCCGGGCAGCTGTTCTTCATGTTCTCGACCATGCTGATTGCCGTTCCGACAGGCGTGAAGGTGTTCAACTGGGTGGCGACCATGTGGAAAGGCTCGATGACCTTCGAGACGCCCATGCTGTTCGCCATCGCCTTCGTCTGCCTGTTCACGATCGGCGGCTTCTCCGGCCTGGTACTGGCGATGGCGCCGGTCGACATCCAGCTGCAGGACACCTATTACGTCGTGGCCCATTTCCACTACGTGCTGGTGTCGGGTGCGCTGTTCTCGATCTTCGCCGGGATCTACTACTGGCTGCCAAAATGGACCGGCCACATGTATAGCGAGACGCTCGGCAAGACGCATTTCTGGCTGTCGGTCATCGGCATGAACATCGTGTTCTTCCCGATGCACTTCCTCGGCCTCGCCGGCATGCCCCGCCGCATTCCGGACTACGCCCTGCAGTTCACCGAGTTCAATCAGATCGCGACGGTGGGGGCCTTCATTTTCGGATTCAGCCAGCTGATCTTCCTGACGGTCGTGCTGAAGACGATCAAGGGCGGCGCCAAGGCGAGCGACCGGGTCTGGGAGGGCGCGGAAGGCCTGGAGTGGACGGTACCTTCGCCGGCACCCTACCACACCTTCGAAACCGCCCCGGTGGTCAAATGA
- a CDS encoding ComF family protein, producing MNIRSLFRQAFPQHCLLCGAVAGPEPLCAACLADLPWHGAPQCPRCATPTPLGQTCGACLKRPPAFDRTSAALAYAFPLDRLIPRLKYQGQLAVAPVLGAALARAVADAPLPDRLIAMPLHPARIRARGFNHATEIAREVAQRVGLPLDLDSCRRNRDTPPQQGLKHDARRRNVRGAFSCEGDVRGLHIALVDDVMTTGTSLDELAAALKRAGARAVDCWVAARTLPPADASG from the coding sequence TTGAACATCCGATCATTATTTAGGCAGGCCTTTCCGCAACACTGCCTGCTGTGCGGCGCCGTCGCGGGGCCCGAGCCGTTGTGCGCCGCGTGCCTGGCGGACCTGCCCTGGCACGGCGCGCCGCAGTGCCCGCGCTGCGCCACCCCGACCCCGCTCGGGCAGACCTGCGGTGCCTGCCTCAAGCGCCCGCCCGCATTCGACCGCACGTCGGCGGCGCTGGCCTACGCCTTCCCGCTGGACCGCCTGATCCCGCGCCTGAAATATCAGGGGCAGCTCGCCGTCGCGCCGGTACTCGGCGCGGCGCTTGCGCGCGCCGTGGCCGACGCCCCGCTGCCGGACCGGCTGATCGCCATGCCCCTGCACCCGGCCCGTATCCGCGCGCGCGGCTTCAATCACGCCACCGAGATCGCCCGCGAGGTCGCGCAGCGCGTCGGTCTGCCGCTCGACCTGGACAGTTGCCGGCGCAACCGCGACACGCCGCCGCAACAGGGCCTCAAGCACGATGCACGGCGGCGCAACGTGCGCGGGGCGTTTTCCTGCGAGGGCGACGTTCGCGGATTGCACATCGCACTGGTGGACGACGTGATGACGACCGGGACCAGTCTCGACGAGCTCGCCGCGGCGCTGAAACGGGCAGGCGCGCGCGCCGTCGACTGCTGGGTCGCGGCCCGTACCCTGCCGCCCGCCGACGCCTCGGGCTAG
- a CDS encoding DUF2244 domain-containing protein, translating into MDKVDSNGCEEGVSATFVFRSRPNQSLTRGEQRVVFWTLAMVCLGTASGFALLGYWPILPFAGLEIGLLAWAHEVLRTREGAYETITIEGDKVVLEWQAGTRADHREMNRRWARVTCECASPGRNCHLRLSSHGRDTEVGQYLSDEARLRLAATLRRKLRE; encoded by the coding sequence ATGGATAAGGTGGATTCGAACGGCTGTGAAGAGGGCGTGTCCGCCACGTTCGTCTTCCGCTCCCGCCCCAACCAGTCGCTGACACGTGGCGAGCAGCGCGTCGTGTTCTGGACGCTCGCAATGGTGTGTCTTGGAACGGCAAGCGGCTTCGCGCTGTTGGGCTACTGGCCGATCCTGCCGTTTGCCGGACTTGAGATCGGCCTCCTGGCCTGGGCGCACGAGGTACTGCGCACCCGCGAAGGGGCGTACGAAACGATCACGATCGAAGGGGACAAGGTGGTGCTGGAATGGCAGGCCGGCACCCGCGCGGACCACCGCGAAATGAACCGCCGCTGGGCACGCGTCACATGCGAATGCGCATCGCCCGGAAGAAACTGCCACCTGCGCCTGAGTTCACATGGGCGCGATACGGAAGTCGGACAGTACCTGAGCGACGAGGCACGGCTGCGACTGGCCGCAACCTTGCGCAGAAAGTTGCGGGAATAA
- a CDS encoding DUF2970 domain-containing protein translates to MAEPGGVKAALAVFWSFFGVRKRRDYDADARSLTPAQVIIAGLIGGVTFVLTVLLVVYLVLQFVK, encoded by the coding sequence ATGGCTGAGCCTGGGGGGGTGAAGGCGGCACTTGCGGTGTTCTGGAGCTTTTTCGGCGTCCGCAAGCGGCGCGATTACGACGCCGACGCGCGCAGCCTGACGCCGGCACAGGTGATCATCGCGGGGCTGATCGGGGGCGTGACGTTCGTACTGACGGTGTTGCTGGTGGTGTACCTGGTGCTGCAGTTCGTGAAGTGA
- a CDS encoding cytochrome c oxidase assembly protein has protein sequence MASVKSTMLFKLVVVAVGMFGFGFALVPFYYKICAVTGINSGDEQALVKNTQVDTSRWVNLEFDANTNEGLPWRFTPVQRSLRVHPGQLVQVEYDVVNTSDRPIVGQAVPSYGPQRAGAFFRKIECFCFTPQKLAAGERRRMPVLFVLDPSMDRDLHTVTLSYTFFNADPKAQAAALRGGAPHG, from the coding sequence ATGGCCAGCGTCAAGTCCACCATGTTGTTCAAGCTCGTCGTCGTGGCGGTGGGCATGTTCGGCTTCGGGTTTGCGCTGGTGCCGTTCTACTACAAGATCTGCGCAGTGACCGGAATCAATTCCGGCGATGAGCAGGCGCTGGTGAAGAACACCCAGGTCGACACGAGCCGTTGGGTGAATCTCGAATTCGACGCCAACACGAATGAGGGTTTGCCCTGGCGCTTCACGCCCGTGCAGCGCAGCCTCAGGGTGCATCCGGGGCAGCTCGTGCAGGTCGAATACGACGTCGTCAATACGAGCGACCGTCCGATCGTCGGACAGGCGGTGCCCAGCTATGGGCCGCAACGCGCCGGGGCGTTCTTCAGGAAGATCGAGTGTTTCTGCTTTACGCCGCAGAAGCTGGCGGCGGGTGAGCGACGCCGGATGCCCGTGCTGTTCGTGCTGGATCCGTCGATGGACCGGGACCTGCACACCGTTACGCTGTCCTATACCTTCTTCAACGCGGACCCGAAGGCACAGGCGGCGGCGTTGCGAGGGGGCGCGCCACATGGCTGA
- the bioH gene encoding pimeloyl-ACP methyl ester esterase BioH has protein sequence MRSARPVLALLHGWGMNARVFDALAARLAVDFELRLLDLPGHGGRAALADNTLDSWGDDLARQLPAGAVVVGWSLGGQVAMRAALDHPETIGRLVLLASTPKFVADGGWAGGLAIGELEAFGAALMSDPEATLVRFLSLQTRGMPGQKALLQQLRQTVLAAPPAEAAALAAGLAILRETDLRADLPRLTQPTLVLHGALDTLTPAAAGAWLADSLPAAQHVELARAAHAPHLSHVDEVAIAIARFAHG, from the coding sequence ATGCGCTCAGCTAGGCCGGTCCTTGCCCTGCTGCACGGATGGGGCATGAACGCGCGCGTCTTCGACGCGCTGGCCGCGCGGCTGGCGGTGGATTTCGAGCTGCGCCTGCTCGACCTGCCGGGGCACGGCGGGCGCGCCGCGCTCGCCGACAATACGCTCGATTCCTGGGGCGACGACCTTGCGCGCCAGCTGCCGGCGGGTGCGGTCGTCGTCGGCTGGTCGCTGGGCGGGCAAGTGGCGATGCGCGCGGCACTCGATCATCCGGAAACGATCGGACGCCTGGTTCTGCTTGCCTCGACGCCCAAATTCGTGGCGGACGGCGGTTGGGCGGGGGGGCTCGCGATCGGCGAACTCGAGGCATTCGGCGCGGCGCTGATGAGCGATCCGGAAGCGACGCTTGTCCGCTTCCTCAGCCTGCAGACGCGCGGCATGCCGGGGCAGAAGGCGCTGCTGCAGCAGCTGCGGCAGACCGTGCTCGCCGCGCCGCCGGCCGAGGCTGCCGCGCTGGCGGCGGGGCTGGCCATCCTGCGCGAGACCGACCTGCGCGCCGACCTGCCGCGCCTGACCCAGCCGACGCTCGTGCTGCACGGGGCGCTCGATACCCTCACGCCGGCGGCGGCCGGCGCCTGGCTCGCCGATTCGCTGCCGGCCGCGCAGCATGTCGAACTGGCCCGCGCCGCGCACGCGCCGCACCTCTCCCACGTCGACGAGGTCGCGATCGCGATCGCGCGCTTTGCCCATGGCTGA
- the bioD gene encoding dethiobiotin synthase, with protein MKGFFVTGTDTGAGKTRVAVALVHALRAQGLRVAAMKPVAAGCVPGELNEDVAALVEAADVKAGLRDVNPYAFAEPVAPHIAAGLAGVRIDLDVIAAAYERLAAHADAVVVEGAGGWRVPLNEREDMAGLAERLGLPVVLVVGLRLGCLNHALLTAESIVRRGLPWAGWVGNHIEREMPYAAENIAALRSRLPGPCLGVQPFCVSGAAAADPSSWLDLLLNN; from the coding sequence ATGAAGGGCTTCTTCGTCACCGGCACCGACACGGGCGCGGGAAAGACGCGGGTCGCGGTCGCGCTTGTCCACGCCCTGCGCGCGCAGGGCCTGCGCGTCGCCGCGATGAAGCCGGTGGCGGCGGGATGCGTGCCGGGCGAACTGAACGAAGACGTCGCCGCGCTGGTGGAAGCGGCGGACGTGAAGGCCGGCCTGCGCGACGTCAATCCGTATGCGTTCGCCGAGCCGGTCGCGCCTCACATCGCAGCGGGCCTGGCGGGTGTGCGCATCGACCTCGACGTCATCGCGGCCGCCTACGAGCGGCTCGCGGCACACGCGGACGCCGTGGTGGTCGAAGGGGCCGGCGGCTGGCGCGTGCCCCTGAACGAGCGGGAGGACATGGCCGGGCTGGCGGAGCGTCTCGGGCTGCCCGTCGTGCTGGTGGTCGGGCTTCGCCTCGGCTGCCTCAATCATGCGCTGCTGACGGCGGAGTCCATCGTCCGCCGCGGCCTGCCGTGGGCGGGCTGGGTCGGCAACCACATCGAACGCGAGATGCCGTATGCCGCGGAAAACATCGCCGCCCTCCGTTCGCGGCTGCCGGGGCCGTGTCTCGGCGTGCAGCCGTTTTGCGTATCCGGCGCCGCCGCCGCGGATCCGTCGTCCTGGCTCGATCTGCTCCTCAATAATTAG